In the Verrucomicrobiota bacterium genome, one interval contains:
- a CDS encoding type II secretion system protein — MSCAGTQSARRTRECRLQAGWSLIEVVVTTAIVGTLGVAIVMSMIPQVTSAKRNQCMANLQMIESAKNSWVADHPGQTMLVPSSTNPDPLAQYIRGGVVPQTCPSSNSSGYSSVYDPTQPCTCPFHQQQAYATPTPSP, encoded by the coding sequence ATGTCATGTGCAGGAACTCAGAGCGCCAGGCGCACCCGGGAGTGCCGCCTTCAGGCCGGCTGGAGTTTGATTGAAGTGGTGGTCACCACCGCCATCGTGGGGACGCTCGGGGTCGCCATCGTCATGAGCATGATTCCCCAGGTGACTTCGGCGAAACGGAACCAGTGCATGGCGAACCTCCAGATGATCGAATCGGCCAAGAACTCCTGGGTGGCCGACCACCCCGGCCAAACGATGCTGGTGCCCAGTTCGACCAACCCGGATCCGCTGGCCCAGTACATCCGCGGCGGCGTCGTTCCGCAGACTTGCCCGTCCAGCAACAGCAGTGGTTACAGCAGCGTGTACGACCCCACCCAACCGTGCACCTGCCCGTTCCACCAGCAGCAGGCCTACGCCACGCCTACACCTAGCCCCTGA